A single genomic interval of Spinacia oleracea cultivar Varoflay chromosome 6, BTI_SOV_V1, whole genome shotgun sequence harbors:
- the LOC110793206 gene encoding probable prolyl 4-hydroxylase 10, producing MAKAKYGRSLPRKSSTPSSTLVFALLLLLSVVVLILLALGIVSLPSSNTDSPHQVHDLNSIVHNTVHRVDVGQKRGQQWVELLSWEPRAFVYHNFLSKEECEYLIKLAAPRMEKSQVVDEETGKSKDSRVRTSSGTFLARGRDKIIRTIEQRIADFTFIPVDHGEGLQILHYEVGQKYEPHFDYFLEDYSTVNGGQRIATVLMYLSDVEEGGETVFPSAKGNISAVPYWNELSKCGKEGLSVKPNRGDALLFWSMKPDASLDPLSLHGGCPVIKGDKWSATKWIRVSEYHS from the exons ATGGCGAAAGCAAAATACGGTCGTTCTCTACCTCGAAAATCGTCAACGCCATCTTCAACGCTTGTATTCGCATTGCTATTGTTGTTATCCGTCGTCGTTTTAATCCTTCTCGCTCTCGGAATCGTCTCGCTTCCCAGCTCAAATACCGACTCTCCTCATCAAGTTCATGATCTCAATTCCATTGTTCATAACACTGTTCACAG GGTTGATGTGGGCCAAAAAAGAGGTCAGCAATGGGTTGAATTACTATCTTGGGAGCCTAGAGCTTTTGTTTACCATAATTTCTTG TCTAAGGAAGAATGCGAGTATCTCATCAAACTTGCCGCGCCTCGCATGGAAAAGTCACAGGTTGTTGATGAGGAAACTGGCAAGAGTAAAGACAGCAG GGTGCGCACTAGTTCAGGAACATTCCTTGCTAGAGGCCGAGATAAGATCATCAGGACCATAGAGCAGAGAATCGCAGATTTCACTTTTATTCCTGTAG ATCATGGTGAAGGTCTTCAAATTCTACACTATGAAGTTGGACAGAAGTACGAGCCTCACTTTGACTACTTTTTGGAAGATTACAGCACTGTCAATGGTGGTCAACGGATAGCTACCGTTCTCATGTATCT CTCTGATGTTGAAGAAGGGGGTGAGACAGTATTTCCTTCTGCAAAAGGAAACATTAGTGCTGTGCCTTATTGGAACGAGCTATCTAAATGTGGTAAAGAAGGTCTTTCAGTTAAACCAAATAGGGGTGATGCTTTGCTTTTCTGGAGCATGAAGCCTGATGCTTCTCTGGACCCCTTAAGTTTGCATG GTGGTTGCCCTGTGATTAAAGGGGATAAATGGTCAGCTACAAAATGGATTCGTGTCAGTGAATACCACTCTTGA
- the LOC110793207 gene encoding uncharacterized protein: MATIYSCKECTTNLNLTTNRIFPPNFYFEAGNKNSLSFSWIDPDKFKFENEDKIRPFFETLNYWGIQRKRTKIMCKNCGKLLGYVYDDGPPLVDTPGQFHFGPSQVIPRNPRFRFRSKALVLTSDS, from the coding sequence ATGGCGACGATCTATAGTTGTAAAGAGTGCACAACAAACCTAAACCTAACCACAAACCGCATCTTCCCACCTAATTTCTACTTCGAAGCTGGCAACAAAAACTCTCTCTCCTTCTCATGGATCGACCCAGATAAATTCAAGTTTGAAAACGAGGACAAAATCAGACCCTTTTTTGAAACCCTAAATTATTGGGGAATTCAGAGGAAAAGAACCAAGATTATGTGCAAAAATTGTGGTAAACTTCTGGGTTATGTGTATGACGATGGCCCTCCTTTGGTTGATACTCCTGGTCAATTCCATTTTGGGCCAAGTCAAGTTATTCCCAGAAATCCCAGGTTCAGATTCAGGTCTAAGGCTTTAGTACTTACTTCTGATTCTTAA